A window from Kovacikia minuta CCNUW1 encodes these proteins:
- a CDS encoding efflux RND transporter periplasmic adaptor subunit, with the protein MSNADSSVPTSEQSNAVSEPPMTDTSVVETVDSQPGPQKRWLWLVLAIVLATGGFATWRSLTASSTSQPAVAQQGPPPRAVETIALTSGTSARPVQLLGQVEASERATVRAQTSGVIQELLVQPGDRVTPGMTIAVLDDADQQLALSQAQARLAQQRSNLARLTVGTRPEIIAQRKGALGAASAREQEAIDNLNRIEGLVREGAFSQRSLVEARSAVDAAKGARLEAQAELAEAQAGPIREEIAAQRANVAAAQAEVNQARLTQLRTQVKATSAGVVERRLVSRGDYVESNGEIVSLIAGDRLDIFLELPEELTGRVTAGMPIQLTSRALPQWRQRTTITAVVPAADSTSRRQRVRVRLDNAGQRLLPGMAITGTLDLPSNRTSFVVSRDALTQRQNQWLLFAIADGKAKQISVEMVTDMGDTVAIYSNELRPGQEIVLRGGDSLRDGAPVKVVQNNKS; encoded by the coding sequence ATGAGCAACGCTGACTCTTCGGTTCCGACTTCTGAGCAGTCGAATGCTGTTTCTGAACCCCCAATGACTGACACATCTGTCGTTGAAACGGTGGATTCCCAGCCAGGGCCGCAAAAACGCTGGTTATGGTTGGTCCTGGCAATCGTACTGGCAACCGGTGGTTTTGCCACCTGGCGATCGCTAACAGCCAGTTCAACCTCCCAGCCTGCCGTTGCCCAACAAGGACCACCGCCTAGAGCGGTTGAAACCATTGCCCTGACCTCAGGCACCTCTGCCCGACCAGTACAACTGTTGGGACAAGTGGAAGCATCAGAACGGGCAACAGTCCGCGCTCAAACCAGCGGAGTCATCCAGGAATTGTTGGTGCAACCCGGCGATCGTGTGACACCCGGCATGACGATCGCGGTATTGGATGATGCCGATCAACAATTGGCGTTGTCGCAGGCCCAGGCTCGTCTGGCGCAACAACGCAGCAACCTCGCCCGCTTAACGGTAGGAACCCGTCCCGAAATTATTGCTCAACGGAAAGGTGCCTTAGGTGCAGCCTCAGCGCGGGAACAGGAAGCGATCGATAACCTGAATCGGATAGAAGGTCTGGTACGAGAGGGGGCGTTCTCTCAGCGATCGCTGGTCGAAGCGCGATCGGCAGTGGATGCTGCAAAGGGCGCACGACTGGAAGCCCAGGCAGAACTGGCAGAGGCGCAGGCGGGACCGATTCGAGAAGAAATTGCAGCGCAACGGGCGAATGTGGCAGCGGCACAGGCGGAAGTGAATCAAGCCAGATTGACCCAACTGCGGACTCAGGTCAAGGCAACCTCTGCCGGAGTGGTGGAGCGACGCTTGGTGAGCCGGGGGGATTATGTGGAAAGCAATGGTGAAATCGTGTCCTTGATTGCGGGCGATCGCCTGGATATTTTTTTGGAATTACCAGAAGAGTTAACCGGGCGCGTCACAGCAGGAATGCCCATTCAACTGACCTCGCGGGCATTACCCCAGTGGCGGCAACGCACCACGATCACGGCAGTGGTCCCAGCGGCGGATTCTACTTCCCGGCGGCAACGAGTGCGGGTGCGTTTAGATAATGCCGGACAGCGATTACTTCCTGGCATGGCGATTACAGGCACCCTGGACTTACCTTCCAATCGCACCAGCTTCGTCGTTTCCCGCGATGCGCTGACCCAACGGCAAAACCAGTGGTTGTTATTTGCGATCGCCGATGGCAAAGCCAAACAAATTTCCGTAGAAATGGTGACCGACATGGGTGACACCGTTGCCATTTACAGCAATGAGTTAAGACCGGGACAGGAAATTGTCTTGCGGGGTGGCGATAGCCTGCGGGATGGTGCCCCCGTGAAAGTCGTGCAGAACAACAAAAGCTAA